One genomic segment of Gemmatimonas aurantiaca includes these proteins:
- a CDS encoding DUF502 domain-containing protein, giving the protein MMRRLIGYFARGMVLLTPLAVTIWVCWLVFNRVDGWLGLPVPGAGFVATIALITVVGFLGSNLLTRSLMAGLEGIMTRLPFVRLLYGSTKDLLNAFVGEKRRFDKPVLVSITPNDAVHVVGFVTQESLAHLGLDEQVAVYCPHSYNFSGQLYVVSGSQVRPLDVASADAMAFVVSGGVSGLVPASLSTGEYATPRLS; this is encoded by the coding sequence ATGATGCGGCGGCTGATCGGCTATTTCGCGCGTGGGATGGTACTGCTCACCCCCCTGGCGGTCACCATCTGGGTGTGCTGGCTCGTCTTCAACCGGGTCGACGGCTGGCTCGGGCTGCCGGTGCCGGGCGCCGGGTTCGTGGCCACGATCGCGCTGATCACCGTGGTGGGGTTCCTGGGCTCGAACCTGCTCACCCGTTCGCTCATGGCGGGTCTCGAGGGGATCATGACGCGCCTCCCCTTCGTGCGCCTGCTGTACGGCTCCACCAAGGATCTGCTGAATGCCTTCGTGGGCGAAAAGCGCCGCTTCGACAAACCGGTCCTGGTGAGCATCACTCCCAACGATGCCGTGCACGTGGTGGGCTTCGTCACCCAGGAGTCGCTCGCCCATCTCGGGCTCGACGAGCAGGTGGCCGTCTACTGCCCCCACTCCTACAATTTTTCGGGGCAGCTCTACGTGGTCTCCGGCAGCCAGGTGCGCCCGCTCGATGTGGCCAGCGCCGACGCGATGGCCTTCGTGGTCTCGGGTGGTGTCTCCGGTCTCGTTCCCGCCTCGCTCTCCACCGGCGAATACGCCACTCCCCGGCTCTCCTGA
- a CDS encoding amidohydrolase family protein, whose product MAAPLLLVPDAVFDGTSDQIHQGWAVLVQGQRIAAAGPLASLTIPRGAQRIDLPGTTLLPGLSDLHSHVLLHPYDETPWNDQVLRESLALRTARAVNHLKATLDAGFTMLRDLGTEGADYADVGLKEAVDQGIIPGPRLLVATKAIVATGSYGPKGFGAEIGVPQGAEEADGVDGVTRVVRDQIGHGADWVKIYADYRWGPRGEARPTFTAAEWNAIVSTATSSGRPVVAHAGTEEGMRRAVLAGVETIEHGDGGTAEVFALMKQRGVAFCPTLSATESNTRYRGWKKGVDADPANIVQKKAMFKLALASGVTICNGSDVGVFSHGTNALELELMVEYGMTPLAALEAATSVNARLVHRESELGRIAPGLLADLVAVQGNPLQNISALRSVRLVVKGGTVVRR is encoded by the coding sequence ATGGCCGCGCCGCTCCTGCTCGTTCCCGACGCGGTCTTCGACGGTACGTCGGACCAGATCCATCAGGGATGGGCGGTGCTGGTGCAGGGGCAGCGGATCGCCGCGGCCGGTCCGCTGGCGTCGCTCACGATCCCCCGGGGCGCTCAGCGCATCGATCTGCCTGGCACCACGTTGTTGCCGGGCCTCAGCGATCTGCACAGCCACGTGCTGCTGCATCCGTACGACGAGACGCCGTGGAACGATCAGGTGCTGCGCGAATCGCTCGCCCTGCGCACCGCCCGCGCGGTGAACCATCTCAAGGCCACGCTCGATGCCGGCTTCACGATGCTGCGTGATCTCGGCACCGAAGGCGCCGACTACGCCGATGTGGGACTCAAGGAAGCCGTCGATCAGGGCATCATCCCCGGGCCGCGCCTTCTCGTGGCCACCAAGGCCATCGTGGCCACCGGGTCCTACGGCCCGAAGGGATTCGGCGCCGAGATCGGGGTGCCGCAGGGCGCCGAGGAGGCCGATGGGGTCGACGGCGTGACGCGGGTGGTACGTGATCAGATCGGCCATGGCGCCGACTGGGTCAAGATCTACGCCGACTATCGCTGGGGTCCGCGTGGCGAAGCGCGTCCCACGTTCACGGCGGCCGAATGGAATGCCATCGTATCCACGGCCACCTCGAGTGGTCGTCCGGTGGTGGCGCACGCCGGCACCGAAGAGGGTATGCGGCGCGCGGTGCTCGCCGGCGTGGAGACCATCGAACACGGTGATGGGGGCACGGCCGAGGTGTTCGCGCTGATGAAGCAGCGCGGCGTGGCGTTCTGCCCCACGCTGTCGGCCACGGAGAGCAACACCCGCTACCGCGGCTGGAAGAAGGGCGTGGACGCCGATCCCGCCAACATCGTGCAGAAGAAGGCGATGTTCAAACTCGCGCTGGCCTCGGGCGTGACCATCTGCAACGGCAGCGACGTGGGGGTCTTCAGCCACGGCACCAACGCGCTGGAGCTCGAACTGATGGTGGAATACGGCATGACGCCCCTGGCAGCGCTCGAGGCCGCCACCAGCGTGAACGCCCGTCTCGTGCACCGCGAAAGCGAACTCGGCCGTATTGCGCCCGGGCTGCTGGCCGATCTGGTGGCGGTCCAGGGTAATCCCCTGCAAAACATTTCTGCCCTGCGTTCCGTACGCCTCGTGGTCAAAGGTGGGACCGTCGTCCGGCGGTAG
- a CDS encoding cytochrome c: MRWIAYAAGTLVVLLGGAAGYVYAASNSKADREYDVPLQHMAISSDSAILARGKHLATAITKCVECHSDDLGGKIMIDDPALGVAVAPNITTGGVIANYTDDELVRVIRHGVKRDGRSVIIMPADDYQHLADEDVAAIVAYLRSVPAVDRTSGQTMLRPVGRTLVAANILPLYVAERLDHTRIAPSMMVADTSLAYGEYLANVGGCTGCHGPGLGGGPIPGLPPEAPPASNLTPTGLSKYTDEQLETILRTGGRPDGSSVKQEMPWRYTALMTPLEMRATIKYLRTVPRKEFGTR, encoded by the coding sequence ATGCGTTGGATCGCATATGCAGCAGGAACGTTGGTGGTATTGCTCGGCGGAGCGGCCGGGTACGTGTATGCCGCAAGCAACAGCAAGGCCGATCGTGAGTACGATGTGCCGTTGCAGCACATGGCCATCTCATCCGATTCGGCCATCCTTGCGCGGGGGAAACATCTGGCCACCGCCATCACGAAGTGTGTGGAATGCCATTCCGACGATCTGGGTGGCAAGATCATGATCGACGATCCCGCGCTCGGGGTGGCAGTCGCACCGAACATCACCACCGGCGGTGTGATCGCGAATTACACCGACGACGAACTCGTGCGGGTCATCCGGCACGGTGTCAAACGGGACGGCCGCAGTGTGATCATCATGCCGGCCGATGACTACCAGCACCTTGCCGACGAGGATGTGGCGGCCATCGTGGCCTACCTGCGCTCGGTGCCTGCCGTGGACCGCACATCCGGCCAGACCATGCTGCGTCCCGTGGGACGCACGCTCGTGGCGGCCAACATATTGCCGCTGTACGTGGCGGAACGCCTCGACCATACCCGTATTGCCCCGAGCATGATGGTGGCCGACACCTCGCTCGCATACGGTGAGTATCTCGCCAACGTGGGCGGCTGTACTGGTTGTCACGGTCCCGGACTCGGCGGTGGTCCCATTCCGGGATTGCCACCGGAGGCGCCGCCGGCGTCCAATCTCACGCCCACCGGTCTCTCGAAGTACACCGACGAGCAACTCGAAACCATTCTGCGTACCGGTGGCCGTCCCGACGGCTCCTCGGTCAAGCAGGAAATGCCGTGGCGCTATACGGCGCTCATGACGCCGCTCGAGATGCGGGCGACGATCAAGTACTTGCGGACGGTGCCACGGAAGGAGTTTGGGACTCGGTGA
- a CDS encoding M3 family oligoendopeptidase yields the protein MIKLPASPEAFRDAAWDDVVSYYDALAQAPLTADNTSVEPWLATWSRLDTLVGEAGTLAMIAYTANTADSVAEQAYLRFSMEIFPRLEEQQVRLARRLLDLGWSRPDLDTMLRRFRSDIEIFREANVERFAQIEELSAGYQKITGGLSVDWDGESKTIPQLQPLLKSNDRAVRERAFRLGASAYLDKRTELADLFDRMYALRVNVAREAGFADFQQYCFVAKHRFDYSPSDTARFHDAVKQTVAPAVERLMTHRKASLAVETLRPWDVGVDLDAKEPLRPFHDVDTFVGQASKIFHRVDPELGAQFRLMADERLLDLESRPGKAPGGYCTDLAFRGRPFIFMNAVGVPDDVNTLVHEAGHCFHDFATHDLPFTWQRRTGHEAAELASMSMELLAMPYLVKPDGYYSPEEARVAWLEHLEEVLSALIHIASVDAFQAWIYTDPAGADRDARDRQWLSLRAEFERGVDWSGLEPLRVARWYRQLHIFELPFYYIEYGLAQLGALQVFRNAVRNASDAVTAYKRFLALGGTRSLPELYQAAGVKLVFDAATMAELVEFTEERIEALRAGADAPFTGIIPA from the coding sequence ATGATCAAGCTTCCCGCCTCTCCAGAGGCATTTCGCGACGCCGCGTGGGACGATGTGGTGTCGTACTATGATGCGTTGGCCCAGGCGCCGCTGACCGCGGACAACACCTCGGTGGAGCCGTGGCTGGCCACCTGGTCGCGGCTGGACACGCTCGTCGGCGAAGCCGGCACGCTGGCGATGATTGCGTACACGGCCAATACGGCCGACTCGGTGGCCGAGCAGGCCTATCTGCGTTTTTCGATGGAGATCTTTCCGCGCCTCGAAGAGCAGCAGGTCCGACTGGCGCGCCGTCTGCTCGATCTGGGCTGGAGCCGTCCCGATCTCGACACCATGCTGCGCCGGTTCCGCAGTGACATCGAGATCTTCCGGGAGGCCAATGTCGAACGGTTCGCGCAGATCGAGGAGCTGTCGGCCGGTTATCAGAAGATCACCGGCGGATTGAGCGTCGACTGGGATGGCGAGTCGAAGACCATTCCGCAGTTGCAGCCGCTGCTCAAGTCCAACGATCGCGCGGTGCGGGAACGGGCGTTCCGGCTCGGCGCCTCGGCCTATCTCGACAAACGCACGGAGCTGGCCGATCTCTTCGATCGCATGTATGCGTTGCGCGTGAACGTGGCCAGGGAGGCCGGGTTCGCCGATTTCCAGCAGTACTGTTTCGTGGCCAAGCATCGCTTCGACTACTCGCCCAGCGACACGGCGCGGTTCCACGACGCGGTGAAGCAGACGGTGGCGCCGGCAGTGGAGCGGCTCATGACGCATCGCAAGGCGTCGTTGGCGGTGGAAACGCTGCGGCCATGGGACGTGGGCGTGGATCTCGACGCCAAGGAGCCGCTGCGGCCGTTCCACGATGTCGACACATTCGTGGGACAGGCCTCGAAGATTTTTCATCGCGTCGATCCCGAGCTGGGGGCGCAGTTCCGCCTGATGGCCGATGAACGTCTGCTCGATCTCGAAAGCCGGCCGGGCAAGGCGCCCGGTGGGTATTGCACCGATCTCGCGTTCCGGGGACGCCCGTTCATCTTCATGAACGCGGTGGGGGTGCCCGACGACGTCAATACGCTCGTGCACGAGGCCGGACACTGCTTCCACGATTTTGCCACGCACGATCTGCCGTTCACGTGGCAGCGGCGTACCGGGCACGAGGCGGCGGAACTGGCGTCGATGAGCATGGAGTTGCTGGCCATGCCCTATCTCGTGAAGCCCGACGGGTATTACTCGCCGGAAGAGGCGCGTGTGGCCTGGCTGGAGCATCTCGAAGAGGTGCTGAGCGCGCTCATTCACATCGCCAGCGTGGATGCGTTCCAGGCGTGGATCTACACCGATCCGGCGGGCGCCGATCGTGATGCCCGCGATCGGCAGTGGTTGTCGCTGCGGGCGGAGTTCGAACGTGGTGTGGACTGGTCGGGACTCGAACCGCTGCGTGTGGCGCGGTGGTATCGCCAGCTGCACATCTTCGAGTTGCCGTTCTACTACATCGAATATGGGCTCGCGCAGTTGGGCGCATTGCAGGTGTTCCGCAATGCCGTTCGCAATGCGAGCGACGCGGTGACGGCATACAAACGATTTCTCGCGCTGGGCGGCACCCGTTCGCTGCCCGAATTGTATCAGGCGGCCGGTGTGAAGCTGGTGTTCGATGCGGCCACGATGGCCGAGCTGGTGGAGTTCACCGAGGAGCGCATCGAAGCACTGCGTGCGGGAGCCGATGCCCCGTTCACGGGGATCATTCCCGCCTGA
- a CDS encoding aldehyde dehydrogenase family protein codes for MSYGPAPEADAPARQWIAARSGVFGHYIGGQWVQASETFEVQEPATGNVLAQVAQGSQADVDAAVAAARAALPAWQAQGDHARARWLYAIARGIQKHARHFAVLESLDNGKPIRETRDIDIPLVARHFYHHAGWAQLLGSEFPGTHAYGVVGQVIPWNFPLLMLAWKVAPALAAGNTVVLKPAEYTPLTALRFAELVHEIGLPPGVFNLVTGDGRTGAAIVEHPGVDKIAFTGSTDVGRAIRKATAGSGKGLSLELGGKSPFIVFEDADLDSVVEGVVDAIWFNQGQVCCAGSRLLVQEGVAERLLEKLRDRMERLRVGSPLDKAVDMGAIVAPVQLDRIRQLCAQGVEEGATCWQPSWGVPADGWFHPPTLFTDVAPSSTIAQVEIFGPVLVSMTFRTPEEAVALANNTPFGLAASVWSENINLALDIAPRLKSGVVWINSTNLFDAAAGFGGYRESGFGREGGREGMWEYLKPERTHLGAPLPVIETAAVAVDAGPDDTHDDTADGTVDDSLSNGLPSIDRTPKLFIGGKQARPDSGYSRVVHALDGRAVGEVGDGNRKDIRNAVEAAQAASGWARLSGHQRAQILYYIAENLSARAAEFSARITSMTGDDRAAGDAEVSAAISRLFTYAAWADKHDGAVHDVPLRGVALAMHEPIGVVGVACPDPYPLLGLVSLVAPLLATGNRVVVIPSERFPLSATDLYSVLETSDVPAGVVNLVTGGRDGLARTLADHDDVDALWYFGSHAGATAVEKASAANLKRTWTEWTGREWLDPRAGEGREFLRRAVQVKNIWIPYGE; via the coding sequence ATGAGTTACGGGCCGGCACCCGAAGCCGATGCGCCGGCGCGGCAGTGGATCGCTGCCCGGAGCGGCGTCTTCGGCCACTACATCGGTGGGCAGTGGGTGCAGGCGAGCGAAACCTTCGAGGTGCAGGAGCCGGCAACGGGCAACGTGCTCGCGCAGGTGGCGCAGGGCAGTCAGGCCGACGTGGACGCCGCGGTGGCCGCGGCCCGCGCCGCGCTTCCCGCCTGGCAGGCGCAGGGTGATCATGCGCGCGCCCGCTGGCTCTACGCCATCGCGCGTGGCATCCAGAAGCACGCGCGTCACTTCGCGGTGCTGGAATCGCTGGACAACGGCAAGCCGATCCGCGAGACGCGCGACATCGATATCCCCCTCGTGGCGCGGCACTTCTATCACCACGCGGGCTGGGCACAACTGCTGGGCAGTGAATTCCCCGGCACCCATGCCTATGGCGTGGTGGGGCAGGTGATTCCGTGGAATTTTCCGCTGCTCATGCTGGCGTGGAAAGTGGCGCCGGCGCTCGCCGCGGGAAACACGGTGGTGCTCAAGCCCGCCGAATATACGCCGCTCACCGCCCTGCGGTTTGCCGAGCTGGTGCACGAAATCGGATTGCCGCCGGGTGTGTTCAATCTCGTGACCGGTGACGGCCGCACCGGCGCGGCCATCGTCGAGCATCCGGGCGTGGACAAGATCGCGTTCACCGGCAGCACCGATGTCGGCCGCGCCATTCGCAAAGCCACCGCCGGCAGCGGCAAGGGGCTCTCGCTCGAACTGGGAGGCAAGAGCCCCTTCATCGTGTTCGAGGACGCGGATCTCGACAGCGTGGTCGAAGGGGTGGTCGACGCGATCTGGTTCAATCAGGGCCAGGTGTGCTGCGCCGGATCGCGTCTCCTCGTGCAGGAAGGTGTCGCGGAGCGCCTGCTGGAGAAGCTCCGCGATCGCATGGAGCGTCTGCGCGTGGGATCGCCGCTGGACAAGGCCGTGGACATGGGCGCCATCGTCGCGCCGGTGCAGCTCGATCGGATCCGGCAGTTGTGCGCGCAGGGCGTGGAAGAGGGAGCGACGTGCTGGCAGCCGTCGTGGGGTGTGCCGGCGGACGGCTGGTTCCATCCGCCCACGCTGTTCACCGATGTGGCGCCATCGTCCACCATCGCGCAGGTGGAGATCTTCGGGCCGGTGCTGGTGAGCATGACCTTCCGCACACCCGAGGAGGCGGTGGCACTGGCCAACAACACCCCCTTCGGGTTGGCGGCGAGTGTGTGGAGCGAGAACATCAATCTCGCGCTGGATATCGCGCCCAGACTCAAGAGCGGCGTGGTGTGGATCAACAGCACCAATCTCTTCGATGCCGCGGCCGGTTTTGGTGGCTATCGGGAGTCGGGCTTCGGCCGGGAAGGCGGCCGCGAAGGCATGTGGGAGTATCTCAAGCCCGAGCGCACGCACCTCGGCGCGCCATTGCCGGTCATCGAGACCGCTGCCGTCGCCGTGGACGCAGGCCCTGACGACACACACGACGACACGGCCGATGGTACGGTCGATGATTCGTTGTCGAATGGTCTGCCGTCCATCGATCGCACACCCAAGCTGTTCATCGGCGGCAAGCAGGCGCGCCCCGATTCGGGCTACAGCCGCGTGGTGCACGCGCTAGACGGGCGCGCGGTGGGCGAGGTGGGCGACGGCAATCGCAAGGATATCCGGAACGCCGTGGAAGCCGCGCAGGCGGCGAGCGGCTGGGCCAGGCTCTCCGGCCATCAGCGGGCGCAGATTCTCTATTACATCGCCGAGAATCTGTCGGCACGGGCGGCTGAATTCTCGGCCCGCATCACGTCGATGACGGGTGACGATCGTGCGGCCGGTGACGCGGAAGTCTCGGCGGCGATCTCGCGGCTGTTCACGTATGCCGCCTGGGCCGACAAACACGATGGCGCGGTGCACGACGTGCCGCTGCGCGGTGTGGCGCTGGCCATGCACGAACCCATCGGCGTGGTGGGTGTGGCCTGTCCCGATCCCTATCCGTTGCTCGGGCTGGTGTCGCTGGTGGCGCCGCTGCTGGCCACGGGCAATCGGGTGGTGGTCATTCCGTCGGAGCGTTTCCCGCTGTCGGCCACCGATTTGTACAGCGTGCTCGAAACCTCCGACGTGCCGGCCGGTGTGGTGAACCTGGTCACCGGCGGCCGTGACGGCCTGGCGCGCACGCTGGCCGACCATGACGATGTCGACGCCCTGTGGTATTTCGGCTCGCACGCCGGTGCCACGGCGGTGGAGAAGGCGTCGGCGGCCAATCTCAAGCGCACCTGGACCGAGTGGACCGGTCGGGAGTGGCTCGATCCGCGCGCGGGCGAGGGACGGGAGTTCCTGCGCCGCGCGGTGCAGGTGAAGAACATCTGGATTCCGTACGGCGAGTAG
- the deoC gene encoding deoxyribose-phosphate aldolase, with product MTVTPLHAPRPGRSADSDASSAAGSAAAAPAHWPSGLDPDQPPVRNPGTALDLALVRGTRVNRSAVERRVSTLPARRTVKKEWQAAWLLRAIACMDLTTLSGDDTEGNVRRLCAKARHPLRQDLVEALGIGDLRLTTGAVCVYHRYVSTAVEALRGSGIPVAAVSTGFPAGLSPFEQRLAEIKASVADGAAEIDIVITRAHVLTGNWQALYDEVRAFRDACGDAHLKTILGVGELATLTNVARASVVAMMAGSDFIKTSTGKETSNATLPVGLVMTRMIREYGMRTGHEVGFKPAGGIRAAKQALDWLILMKEELGDRWLRPHLFRFGASGLLTDVERQLEHFVTGRYAAAYRQPMV from the coding sequence ATGACTGTCACCCCACTCCATGCGCCCCGTCCCGGGCGGTCTGCAGACTCCGATGCGAGCTCTGCCGCAGGTTCTGCCGCGGCCGCACCTGCGCATTGGCCATCGGGACTCGATCCGGATCAACCTCCGGTCCGCAACCCCGGCACCGCGCTCGATCTCGCGCTCGTGCGCGGCACGCGTGTCAATCGCAGCGCAGTGGAGCGACGGGTGAGCACGCTGCCGGCGCGACGAACCGTGAAGAAGGAATGGCAGGCCGCGTGGTTGTTGCGTGCGATCGCTTGCATGGATCTCACCACGCTTTCGGGTGACGACACCGAGGGCAACGTCCGACGTCTCTGCGCAAAGGCACGTCATCCGTTGCGTCAGGATCTGGTGGAGGCGCTCGGAATTGGTGATCTGCGTCTCACAACAGGCGCCGTCTGTGTCTACCATCGCTATGTGAGTACGGCGGTGGAGGCCCTCCGCGGATCGGGCATTCCCGTCGCGGCGGTGAGCACCGGATTCCCCGCAGGACTTTCGCCGTTTGAACAACGACTCGCCGAGATCAAGGCCAGCGTGGCGGACGGCGCGGCGGAGATCGATATCGTCATCACGCGGGCGCATGTGTTGACCGGCAACTGGCAGGCGCTCTACGACGAAGTGCGCGCGTTCCGCGATGCCTGCGGTGACGCGCACCTCAAGACCATCCTCGGCGTGGGCGAACTGGCCACACTCACCAATGTGGCCCGGGCCAGTGTGGTGGCGATGATGGCCGGTTCGGACTTCATCAAGACGAGTACCGGCAAGGAAACCTCGAATGCGACGCTGCCGGTGGGACTGGTCATGACGCGCATGATCAGGGAGTACGGCATGCGCACCGGCCACGAGGTGGGCTTCAAGCCGGCCGGTGGCATTCGCGCGGCCAAGCAGGCGCTGGACTGGCTCATTCTGATGAAGGAAGAACTGGGCGATCGCTGGCTGCGGCCGCATCTCTTCCGCTTCGGTGCCAGCGGACTGCTCACGGATGTGGAGCGGCAGCTCGAGCACTTCGTGACGGGCCGCTATGCGGCGGCCTATCGTCAACCCATGGTCTGA
- a CDS encoding SDR family NAD(P)-dependent oxidoreductase: MTSSSVDSPHSSGTSRPGSRVIVVTGASDGIGRAAVRAFARQGATVVMVGRNEAKTAAAARAIMSETGSRTITWHIADLSQQHEVREVAGVLRKRHPRIDVLCNNAGALFLERETTGDGLERTFALNHLAYFTLTFELLPALRAAARAPVTADAPARIVNVSSRAHQNARIDLDDLQMTRRWSGWRAYCNSKLCNIWFTRELARRLAGEPVIVHAMHPGVVSTRFASNNGRMGRFLRRVMDLRSVTPEQGADTLVWLASGDDPQVTGTSGRYWYKRRDGSLSRAARDDDRARMLWVHSAMLTGIDVGADAGVAVGADVGIDGIATR, from the coding sequence ATGACGTCCTCGTCCGTCGATTCGCCTCACTCGTCCGGCACATCCCGACCCGGATCGCGCGTCATCGTGGTAACCGGCGCCAGCGATGGCATCGGACGCGCTGCCGTGCGGGCTTTTGCCCGTCAGGGCGCGACGGTGGTGATGGTGGGACGCAACGAAGCCAAGACCGCGGCGGCGGCGCGGGCGATCATGAGCGAGACCGGCAGCCGCACGATCACCTGGCACATCGCGGACCTCAGCCAGCAGCACGAGGTGCGCGAGGTGGCCGGCGTGCTGCGCAAACGTCATCCCCGCATCGACGTGCTGTGCAACAACGCCGGCGCCCTGTTTCTCGAACGTGAGACCACCGGCGACGGCCTGGAGCGCACCTTCGCGCTCAACCACCTCGCGTATTTCACACTCACGTTCGAGCTGCTCCCGGCGCTCCGCGCCGCCGCGCGTGCGCCCGTGACCGCCGACGCACCGGCCCGCATCGTCAATGTGTCCAGCCGCGCGCATCAGAACGCGCGCATCGATCTGGACGATCTGCAGATGACCCGCCGCTGGAGCGGTTGGCGGGCCTACTGCAACTCAAAACTCTGCAACATCTGGTTCACCCGCGAACTGGCCCGTCGCCTGGCCGGTGAACCGGTGATCGTGCACGCCATGCATCCCGGTGTGGTGAGCACCCGGTTCGCGTCCAACAATGGACGCATGGGACGTTTTCTCCGCCGGGTGATGGATCTGCGTTCGGTCACCCCCGAACAGGGCGCCGATACGCTCGTGTGGCTCGCCAGCGGCGACGATCCGCAGGTGACCGGCACCTCGGGCCGCTACTGGTACAAACGCCGCGACGGATCGCTCTCGCGTGCGGCGCGCGACGATGACCGCGCCCGCATGTTGTGGGTCCACAGTGCGATGCTGACGGGCATCGATGTCGGGGCCGATGCCGGGGTCGCTGTGGGAGCCGATGTCGGAATCGATGGCATCGCCACTCGCTGA
- a CDS encoding AarF/UbiB family protein, producing MASPLAETPPLPVASPMSAADGSGPDATDTQPRPTWRWRDTPRLFVILWRITPLVCSFLRDHRRWIRWGPPVPRSVEFHERRARRLVQQLAALGPAFVKLAQVFSARSDLIPEPYLSNLASLTDRVPPVPWPVLRAALEASWGVPPETVVDALDPVPLAAGSIGQVHRARYEGREVVVKVLRPGVDVVVLRDARLARAIVGWVYRQWPHHHVRGFAIVLEEFQRHIPEEMDFEREALQCMRMRERFAGEPRLRIPAVEMPLTRRDVLVMEYLEGIRIDRLDEAIAQGRVSARALTETLIETYARMMLRDGVFHADPHPGNLLVDAQGRLLLLDFGMVIDVSVQTRKALFDTILAAIHRDPDATAAGFFALGMIATGVTPGAMRDLVATLLDIAYRDTSMADRAKVLAERVMRELLNWPIVLPGELVYFARTAALIEGVGVRYDSHFNSLRVASPVVLRLRHELLAALLGDDGHREPIVTWAATLGALAGTAVSWVTTWGRRLQTAL from the coding sequence ATGGCATCGCCACTCGCTGAAACGCCGCCGTTGCCGGTGGCTTCGCCCATGTCTGCGGCAGACGGATCCGGCCCCGACGCGACGGACACCCAGCCCCGGCCCACCTGGCGCTGGCGCGACACGCCGCGCCTGTTCGTCATTCTGTGGCGGATCACGCCGCTCGTCTGCTCGTTCCTGCGCGATCATCGCCGATGGATCCGTTGGGGCCCGCCGGTGCCCCGATCGGTGGAATTTCACGAGCGGCGTGCACGCCGCCTCGTGCAGCAGCTCGCGGCGCTGGGGCCCGCCTTCGTGAAGCTGGCGCAGGTGTTTTCGGCGCGCTCCGATCTCATCCCCGAACCCTATCTGTCGAATCTGGCGAGCCTCACCGATCGGGTGCCGCCCGTGCCCTGGCCCGTGCTGCGGGCGGCACTGGAAGCCTCCTGGGGCGTCCCGCCGGAAACCGTCGTCGACGCGCTCGACCCGGTACCGCTCGCGGCCGGCTCGATCGGACAGGTGCATCGCGCGAGGTACGAGGGCCGCGAGGTCGTGGTGAAAGTCCTGCGCCCCGGTGTCGACGTCGTCGTCCTGCGCGATGCGCGACTCGCGCGGGCCATCGTCGGGTGGGTCTATCGGCAATGGCCACATCACCACGTGCGCGGATTTGCCATCGTGCTCGAGGAGTTCCAGCGGCACATCCCCGAGGAGATGGATTTCGAACGCGAAGCGCTGCAGTGCATGCGCATGCGGGAACGCTTCGCCGGTGAACCGCGCCTGCGTATCCCCGCGGTGGAGATGCCGCTCACGCGCCGCGATGTGCTGGTGATGGAGTATCTCGAAGGCATCCGCATCGATCGGCTCGATGAGGCCATCGCACAGGGACGCGTGTCCGCCCGCGCGCTCACCGAAACGCTGATCGAGACCTATGCCCGCATGATGCTCCGCGACGGCGTCTTCCACGCCGATCCGCACCCGGGCAACCTGCTGGTGGATGCACAGGGCCGTCTGCTGCTGCTCGACTTCGGCATGGTCATCGATGTGTCGGTGCAGACACGCAAGGCACTCTTCGACACCATCCTGGCGGCCATCCATCGTGACCCCGACGCCACCGCGGCGGGATTCTTCGCGCTGGGCATGATCGCCACCGGCGTCACGCCGGGGGCGATGCGCGATCTCGTGGCCACACTGCTCGATATCGCCTATCGCGACACGTCCATGGCCGATCGGGCGAAGGTGCTGGCCGAGCGTGTCATGCGGGAGCTGCTCAACTGGCCCATCGTGCTGCCGGGAGAACTCGTCTACTTCGCCCGCACGGCCGCGCTCATCGAGGGCGTGGGTGTCCGCTACGACAGTCATTTCAACAGTCTGCGGGTGGCATCACCCGTCGTGTTGCGGCTGCGACATGAATTGCTGGCGGCATTGCTCGGTGACGATGGTCACCGTGAACCGATCGTGACATGGGCCGCGACCTTGGGCGCGTTGGCGGGAACGGCGGTGAGCTGGGTCACCACCTGGGGCAGACGACTGCAGACGGCATTGTAG